In Zobellia roscoffensis, the following are encoded in one genomic region:
- a CDS encoding Dps family protein, whose protein sequence is MEVKEAEKTEIGIKKSNREAVVKMLRKLLADEFLLYTKTRNAHWNVEGIDFHTKHVFFEEEYGKLETFIDEVAERIRMLGFYSPGTLKEFLELSNLEENNPDQTDSASFMTVLLKDHDKVIKFIRKSIGDNAEAHNDEGTADFITGILQAHEQMAWMLRASLKQFD, encoded by the coding sequence ATGGAAGTTAAAGAAGCTGAAAAAACCGAGATAGGTATAAAAAAATCAAACCGTGAAGCTGTTGTAAAAATGTTGCGTAAATTATTGGCCGATGAATTTTTACTCTACACAAAAACCCGGAACGCACATTGGAACGTAGAAGGCATAGATTTCCACACTAAGCATGTATTCTTTGAAGAGGAATATGGCAAATTAGAAACCTTTATAGATGAAGTAGCAGAGCGTATCCGTATGTTAGGGTTCTATTCTCCGGGCACTTTAAAAGAATTCTTGGAGTTGTCCAATTTAGAGGAAAATAATCCGGATCAGACAGATAGTGCAAGCTTCATGACAGTTCTATTAAAAGACCATGATAAGGTAATCAAATTCATCCGAAAAAGTATTGGAGATAACGCAGAGGCACATAATGATGAAGGTACTGCCGATTTCATTACAGGAATACTACAAGCACACGAACAAATGGCATGGATGTTAAGAGCATCTTTAAAGCAATTCGATTAA
- a CDS encoding YciE/YciF ferroxidase family protein, with protein sequence MKTLNDLFEHQLKDLYSAEIQLLEALPHIMEHTSDEQLRQAFENHLKETKEQKNRIETICNELNITPNGETCQAMKSLISEARNFIDEAEEDNELMDVGLIAEIQRVQHYEISGYGAAVRFAKELGYRNIAKTLQETLNEEYDADSTLEKLAETRLNKKAIGGNS encoded by the coding sequence ATGAAGACGTTGAACGACTTATTTGAGCATCAACTTAAAGATTTATATAGTGCCGAGATTCAGCTGCTTGAAGCGCTACCTCATATAATGGAGCATACCAGTGATGAACAATTAAGGCAGGCTTTTGAGAACCATTTAAAGGAAACAAAAGAGCAGAAAAATAGAATTGAAACTATTTGTAATGAGTTGAATATTACGCCAAACGGAGAAACATGCCAAGCTATGAAAAGTCTCATTAGCGAAGCTAGAAATTTTATAGACGAAGCAGAAGAGGATAATGAGTTAATGGACGTGGGTCTTATTGCAGAAATACAACGGGTACAACATTATGAAATTTCCGGGTATGGAGCGGCCGTTAGGTTTGCAAAGGAGTTAGGGTATAGAAATATAGCCAAGACTTTGCAAGAAACTCTTAACGAAGAATATGATGCGGATAGTACTTTGGAGAAATTAGCGGAAACCCGTTTAAACAAAAAGGCTATAGGAGGGAATTCTTAA